From the Bacteroidia bacterium genome, one window contains:
- a CDS encoding M2 family metallopeptidase — translation MFTYLRSTVLTAIAAVLLIACSSSEKDRMNKEFTSFLDEFESKLIPLAKEAHLAYFNATISGKDEDYTRAADLEVELTKLFTDKDAFARLQEWKKSGQITEPLLERQLDVLYSDFLEKQIDEQRLETMIRMQNEMEKKFSTFRATVKGKAISDNDIETVLRTSTDSKELEEVWTASKAIGGVVSGDVIALVKMRNEAARELGFDNYHSMRLELDEQDPEEIALLFDELDELTRGTFAELKRDMDAELAARYNIAPEKLMPWHYQNRFFQEAPRIYDVDLDAFYKDKDIVALTNSYFAGLQLPIEDLVKNSDLFEKEGKYQHAYCTDIDREGDVRVVCNIKPTYNWMNTNLHEFGHAVYDKFSDKKLPYLLREPAHTFTTEAIAMLFGRQASNPGWLMDVAGVPAAEVDKAALDMKNSLRLEQLVFSRWAQVMYRFEKAMYDNPDQDLNALWWQLVERYQMIRKPEGRNAPDWASKIHVALYPAYYHNYLMGELLASQLHSYLCTNVVKSTDPVRESFAGKAEVGAWLRKNIFEPGRTKLWNDMITAATGEKLTAKYYAKQFVD, via the coding sequence ATGTTCACGTACCTGCGCAGCACTGTTCTCACCGCCATCGCGGCAGTGCTTCTCATTGCTTGTAGCTCATCTGAAAAGGACCGCATGAACAAGGAATTCACAAGCTTTCTCGACGAGTTCGAGTCGAAACTCATTCCCCTCGCCAAAGAGGCGCATCTGGCATATTTCAATGCAACCATTTCCGGCAAGGACGAAGACTACACGCGCGCGGCCGATCTGGAAGTGGAACTGACCAAACTGTTCACCGACAAGGACGCCTTCGCGCGACTTCAGGAGTGGAAGAAATCGGGCCAGATCACCGAGCCGCTGCTCGAACGCCAGCTCGATGTGCTGTATTCCGATTTCCTCGAAAAACAGATAGACGAGCAGCGCCTCGAAACCATGATCCGCATGCAGAACGAGATGGAGAAGAAGTTCTCGACGTTCCGCGCAACTGTGAAAGGCAAGGCGATTTCCGACAACGACATCGAAACCGTTCTGCGTACCTCCACCGACAGCAAAGAGCTCGAAGAAGTGTGGACGGCCAGCAAGGCCATCGGCGGCGTGGTGTCGGGCGACGTCATCGCGCTGGTGAAAATGCGCAACGAGGCCGCGCGCGAGCTGGGCTTCGACAATTACCACTCCATGCGCCTCGAGCTCGACGAACAGGATCCCGAAGAGATCGCCCTGCTCTTCGACGAACTCGACGAACTCACCCGCGGCACCTTCGCAGAACTCAAGCGCGACATGGACGCCGAATTGGCTGCCCGGTACAACATCGCTCCCGAAAAGCTCATGCCCTGGCATTATCAGAATCGCTTTTTCCAGGAGGCCCCGCGCATTTACGATGTAGACCTGGATGCATTTTATAAGGACAAAGACATCGTTGCGCTCACGAACAGCTACTTCGCCGGCTTGCAATTGCCCATCGAGGATCTCGTGAAAAACAGCGATCTCTTCGAAAAGGAAGGCAAGTATCAGCACGCGTACTGCACGGACATCGACCGCGAAGGCGACGTGCGCGTGGTGTGCAACATCAAGCCCACGTACAACTGGATGAATACCAACCTGCATGAATTCGGTCATGCGGTGTACGACAAATTCAGCGACAAGAAACTCCCGTATCTGCTTCGTGAACCAGCGCACACCTTCACCACCGAAGCCATCGCCATGCTCTTCGGACGCCAGGCAAGCAATCCCGGCTGGCTCATGGACGTGGCAGGCGTGCCCGCAGCGGAGGTGGATAAGGCCGCGCTGGACATGAAAAACTCCCTGCGCCTCGAACAGTTGGTCTTCAGCCGCTGGGCGCAGGTGATGTACCGCTTCGAGAAGGCGATGTACGACAATCCCGATCAGGATCTGAATGCGCTGTGGTGGCAGCTCGTGGAGCGCTATCAGATGATACGCAAGCCAGAAGGACGCAATGCTCCCGATTGGGCGTCGAAAATTCACGTGGCGCTGTATCCCGCCTACTACCACAACTATCTGATGGGCGAGCTTCTGGCCTCGCAACTGCATTCATATCTCTGCACGAATGTCGTGAAATCCACCGATCCCGTCCGCGAATCCTTCGCCGGCAAAGCCGAGGTCGGTGCCTGGCTGCGTAAAAACATCTTCGAACCCGGCCGCACGAAACTCTGGAACGACATGATCACCGCCGCGACCGGCGAGAAGCTGACTGCGAAGTATTATGCGAAGCAGTTTGTGGACTAG
- a CDS encoding tetratricopeptide repeat protein produces the protein MKTTTTLLLTLTIIITAACGVGGAKGLFEQAQDLEKQGKHAEALELYEQLVREHPKSDEAPEALYQSAVLYYNIQKDPLKAATTYERVYDSYPESGVAHKGLFAAGFTYANEIGNIERARQAYERYLKLFPDSSMAETARFELEHLGQTPEQILENLQKNTPPEPLVDEGQ, from the coding sequence ATGAAAACGACAACAACACTTCTACTGACACTCACAATCATTATCACTGCCGCCTGCGGAGTCGGAGGCGCCAAGGGACTCTTCGAACAAGCACAGGATCTGGAGAAGCAGGGAAAACATGCCGAAGCCCTCGAACTCTACGAGCAGCTGGTGCGCGAGCATCCGAAATCGGACGAAGCTCCGGAGGCGCTGTATCAGAGCGCGGTTCTCTACTACAACATTCAGAAAGATCCGCTCAAGGCAGCAACGACCTACGAAAGGGTGTACGACAGCTATCCTGAAAGCGGCGTTGCGCATAAGGGATTGTTTGCGGCCGGATTCACGTATGCGAATGAGATCGGGAACATCGAACGCGCGCGTCAGGCGTATGAGCGCTACCTCAAGCTTTTTCCCGACAGTTCCATGGCGGAAACAGCGCGCTTCGAACTCGAGCATCTCGGACAGACGCCGGAGCAGATTTTGGAGAATCTGCAGAAAAACACACCACCCGAACCCCTCGTGGACGAAGGTCAGTAA
- a CDS encoding VOC family protein: MNTINWFEIPVMGFRRAREFYEGVLGITITEQRIGGAVMGFLGDPAEGVTGAIVKHEWYQPSENGVLIYLNAGDDLSPALTRAEALGATVLVPKTRISDTAGYMAVFRDPEGNRIALRSPH, from the coding sequence ATGAATACGATAAATTGGTTTGAAATTCCCGTCATGGGTTTCCGGCGCGCCAGGGAATTCTATGAAGGGGTGCTGGGCATTACGATTACAGAGCAGCGTATCGGAGGTGCCGTGATGGGCTTTCTCGGTGATCCCGCCGAGGGCGTGACCGGAGCCATCGTCAAGCACGAGTGGTATCAGCCTTCCGAAAACGGTGTGTTGATTTACCTGAACGCCGGAGACGATCTTTCGCCAGCCTTGACACGCGCGGAAGCTCTCGGCGCGACCGTTCTTGTACCAAAAACCCGAATTTCGGATACGGCCGGTTATATGGCGGTATTCCGCGATCCGGAGGGCAACCGCATTGCGCTGCGCTCACCTCATTGA
- a CDS encoding TSUP family transporter — protein sequence MSDVLTYTLLLAAGFFGGLVDSMAGGGGLITLPSLIAAGLPPHVALASNKVQSAIGTTVSTWRYLRSGWVLPLLGVIGFASAFAGSWSGARVVMLIPASSLEAVIPFLIVVVAAITFLRKDFGVHEREPHIGVREYAIAAVFAFALGFYDGFFGPGTGSFLAFGFVLVFRFGFLRATAHAKLLNLASNYAAILAFVFVVDIEWGVAVPMGLANIAGAWTGAGLAIKGGSKVIKPVFGLVLLALLVRLLW from the coding sequence TTGAGTGATGTCCTGACGTATACGCTTCTCCTTGCAGCCGGTTTTTTTGGCGGATTGGTTGATTCAATGGCCGGTGGCGGTGGTCTGATTACTCTTCCATCGCTCATCGCGGCGGGACTGCCGCCGCATGTCGCCCTCGCATCGAACAAGGTACAGAGTGCTATCGGAACGACGGTGAGCACCTGGAGATATCTGCGAAGCGGGTGGGTGTTGCCGCTTCTCGGCGTGATAGGATTTGCCAGCGCCTTCGCCGGATCCTGGAGTGGCGCACGCGTCGTGATGCTGATTCCCGCTTCGTCGCTCGAGGCCGTCATACCATTTTTGATCGTTGTCGTGGCGGCCATTACATTTCTCAGAAAGGACTTCGGGGTACACGAGCGGGAGCCGCATATCGGAGTTCGGGAGTATGCCATTGCCGCGGTATTTGCATTCGCGTTAGGTTTTTACGACGGATTCTTCGGCCCCGGCACAGGAAGTTTCCTGGCATTCGGTTTCGTACTGGTTTTTCGATTCGGTTTCCTCCGGGCAACAGCACATGCGAAGCTGCTGAACCTTGCGAGCAACTATGCCGCCATATTGGCTTTCGTCTTTGTTGTGGATATTGAATGGGGTGTGGCGGTGCCCATGGGACTTGCGAATATTGCAGGAGCATGGACGGGAGCGGGACTCGCGATCAAGGGCGGCTCGAAAGTAATCAAGCCGGTTTTCGGACTGGTGCTTCTCGCTTTACTGGTCAGACTCCTGTGGTAA
- a CDS encoding DUF58 domain-containing protein, giving the protein MPELNDRSYLQPEVVSRLSSMEMRARLVVEGFITGLHKSPYHGFSVEFAEHRQYMPGDEIRRIDWKVLGRTDRYYIKQFEEETNLKAYLVIDTSRSMAFKGEGPISKLQYASYLAAALAYLLTRQQDAVGLVTYDDELRKYLPPHATKVYLQTILRELEQLEAVNSTGTERALNMAAERISRRGLVMLFSDLFDDPNDVMTALKHFRYNQHEVILFHILDPRERYFDFGRDAMFRDMETNEQMLTQPWQIQRSYQEAMRDFIARYKKECREQRIDYVLMDTSMSFDTALFEYLNKRRKIGG; this is encoded by the coding sequence ATGCCGGAATTGAATGACCGGTCCTATCTCCAGCCGGAGGTCGTGTCACGCCTTTCTTCGATGGAAATGCGCGCACGCCTTGTGGTTGAGGGTTTCATCACTGGTCTTCATAAAAGTCCCTATCACGGATTCAGTGTGGAGTTTGCCGAGCATCGGCAGTACATGCCCGGCGACGAAATACGCCGTATTGACTGGAAGGTGCTCGGACGCACAGATCGCTACTACATCAAGCAGTTCGAAGAAGAAACGAATCTCAAGGCCTATCTCGTCATCGACACCAGCAGATCGATGGCGTTCAAAGGTGAAGGTCCTATCAGCAAATTGCAATACGCTTCGTATCTTGCCGCTGCCCTTGCGTATCTCCTCACGCGGCAGCAGGACGCGGTCGGTTTGGTGACGTACGACGACGAGCTTCGAAAGTATCTGCCGCCACATGCCACGAAGGTCTATTTACAGACCATTCTGCGTGAACTGGAACAGCTCGAAGCAGTCAATTCTACCGGGACCGAACGCGCACTCAACATGGCGGCCGAGCGTATCAGCAGACGCGGTCTCGTCATGCTCTTCAGTGACCTGTTCGATGATCCGAACGACGTGATGACGGCACTGAAGCATTTTCGCTACAACCAGCACGAAGTCATTCTTTTCCACATACTCGATCCGCGTGAGCGCTACTTCGACTTTGGTCGCGATGCGATGTTCAGGGATATGGAAACAAACGAACAGATGCTGACGCAACCCTGGCAGATCCAACGCTCGTATCAGGAAGCGATGCGCGATTTCATCGCACGGTACAAGAAAGAGTGCCGCGAGCAACGCATAGACTATGTGTTGATGGATACGTCCATGTCCTTCGACACGGCGCTCTTTGAATATTTGAACAAGAGAAGAAAAATCGGGGGATAA
- the uvrA gene encoding excinuclease ABC subunit UvrA: MTTRTRKTPARKQKKDTAAVTLDALTVHGARVNNLKNISLELPHNALIVITGVSGSGKSSLAFDTIYAEGQRRYVESLSAYARQFLERMNKPDVDFIQGIAPAIAIEQKTIARNPRSTVGTTTEIYDYLRLLYARIGKTYCHNDGEQVQRDSVRTVLEYCDGLAEGSRLYVLFPMHAHEGHTLEEEIENLRKQGFIRIVVGGEVVNLDEVAAIGAEKQDVFVLVDRVVWHGSTDVSRLTDSIETAFVEGDGRMRLYRLDTAEFRDFTTRYACSLCDTPYMEPEPQLFSFNSPAGACPTCQGFGRTTGIDPNLVIPNTMKSLRDGAVQPWTTPKHSKHQRDMLKVATTAGVRVSVPYRDLSDDERQFVWNGSKGFLGIRGFFDMVESKNYKMHYRILMARYRGYTTCEACGGSRLQKDALAVRVAGKTLGELTHMPVERLKDFFEGADFSRFELDIADRLLTEIRKRLNILHQIGLGYLTLDRLSHTLSGGESQRINIATSLGSSLTGTLYVLDEPTIGLHPRDNTRLIAILQSLRDAGNTVIVVEHDAEMMQVADRIVDIGPAAGENGGNIIANGTPSEVKKIRESLTGQYLSGKLRIPIPRSRRKAKAQVLVHDARQNNLRGFDVAIPLGIFTCVTGVSGSGKSTLVHDILYAGLKKELEGAFEDEIGSFSGFTGAQRIEHVEMVDQSPIGRTPRSNPVTYLKAFDGIRDLFASTTAAKLRGHGPGAFSFNVPGGRCDVCEGDGVIKVEMQFMADLYLECEACKGARYKREILDIRYNGKNIVDVLGMTVTEALAFFSHVPRVANKLQVLDDVGLGYMRLGQAATTLSGGEAQRLKLALHLTLKSDGHTLFIFDEPTTGLHIHDIGKLLRCFTALIDAGHSVLIIEHNLDVIKCADWIIDLGPEGGEHGGAVVAQGTPEQIAKIQDSHTGRFLSHVLQQRGG; this comes from the coding sequence ATGACAACCAGGACGCGCAAAACTCCGGCCAGGAAACAGAAAAAGGATACAGCGGCAGTGACGCTTGATGCGTTGACCGTGCACGGCGCACGTGTCAACAACCTCAAGAACATTTCCCTGGAGTTGCCGCACAACGCGCTGATTGTCATTACCGGCGTGAGCGGTTCGGGTAAATCGAGTCTCGCGTTCGACACCATTTATGCCGAAGGGCAACGACGCTATGTGGAGAGTCTCTCGGCATATGCGCGCCAGTTCCTGGAGCGCATGAATAAACCCGATGTGGATTTTATTCAGGGTATCGCCCCGGCCATTGCGATCGAGCAGAAAACGATAGCCCGTAATCCCAGGTCCACCGTCGGCACCACCACGGAGATTTACGATTACCTGCGCCTGCTCTATGCGCGCATAGGTAAAACGTACTGTCACAACGACGGAGAACAGGTACAGCGCGACTCCGTCAGAACAGTGCTGGAGTACTGCGACGGACTTGCGGAAGGAAGCAGATTATACGTCCTGTTCCCCATGCATGCGCATGAGGGTCACACTCTTGAAGAAGAAATTGAAAATCTCCGGAAACAGGGATTTATCCGCATTGTCGTCGGTGGCGAAGTAGTCAATCTCGATGAGGTCGCCGCGATCGGGGCGGAAAAACAGGATGTGTTCGTGCTCGTGGACCGCGTCGTATGGCATGGCAGTACGGACGTCTCGCGGCTCACGGATTCCATTGAAACTGCGTTTGTCGAGGGGGATGGCCGGATGCGGCTCTACAGACTTGATACCGCAGAGTTCCGCGATTTCACAACGCGCTACGCCTGCTCATTGTGCGACACGCCGTACATGGAGCCGGAACCGCAGCTCTTCTCGTTCAACAGTCCCGCCGGCGCCTGTCCCACTTGTCAGGGATTTGGCCGGACCACCGGCATCGATCCGAACCTCGTCATTCCCAATACGATGAAGTCGCTGCGCGATGGCGCTGTGCAGCCCTGGACCACGCCGAAACACAGCAAGCATCAGCGGGACATGCTGAAGGTCGCCACTACGGCAGGGGTACGCGTTTCCGTGCCGTACCGCGACCTTTCGGACGACGAGCGACAGTTCGTATGGAATGGAAGCAAGGGATTTCTGGGTATCCGTGGCTTTTTCGACATGGTGGAGTCCAAGAATTACAAAATGCACTATCGCATCCTGATGGCCCGCTACCGCGGCTATACCACCTGCGAAGCATGCGGAGGATCGAGATTACAAAAGGACGCACTTGCCGTGCGCGTGGCCGGCAAGACCCTCGGCGAATTGACGCATATGCCGGTAGAGCGGCTGAAGGACTTTTTTGAAGGCGCAGACTTCTCACGGTTTGAATTGGACATCGCGGATCGTCTGCTGACGGAAATCCGAAAGAGATTGAACATTCTTCACCAAATCGGTCTGGGATACCTCACGCTGGACCGCCTCTCGCATACGCTTTCTGGCGGCGAATCACAGCGCATCAATATCGCAACATCTCTCGGCTCTTCACTGACCGGGACGCTGTATGTCCTCGATGAACCAACGATAGGGCTGCATCCACGGGACAATACGAGACTCATAGCCATCCTGCAGTCGCTCCGCGACGCGGGCAATACCGTCATCGTCGTGGAGCATGATGCGGAGATGATGCAGGTCGCAGATCGCATCGTGGACATCGGTCCCGCAGCCGGCGAGAACGGAGGGAATATCATCGCGAACGGGACGCCCTCGGAAGTGAAGAAAATCCGGGAGTCGCTCACGGGTCAGTATCTTTCCGGCAAGCTTCGCATTCCAATCCCGCGGTCGCGCCGCAAGGCGAAGGCGCAAGTGCTCGTGCATGACGCGAGACAAAACAACCTGCGGGGCTTCGATGTGGCAATTCCGCTCGGCATATTTACCTGTGTCACCGGAGTGAGTGGTTCGGGGAAGAGTACGCTCGTTCACGATATTCTGTATGCCGGATTGAAAAAGGAGCTGGAAGGCGCCTTTGAGGATGAGATCGGCAGTTTCTCCGGCTTCACCGGAGCACAGCGTATCGAGCATGTGGAGATGGTGGATCAGTCGCCCATCGGCCGCACGCCCAGATCCAATCCCGTAACGTATCTCAAAGCATTCGACGGTATTCGGGATCTCTTCGCGTCCACCACGGCGGCCAAGCTTCGCGGGCATGGACCCGGAGCGTTCTCCTTCAATGTCCCGGGTGGGCGTTGTGACGTTTGCGAAGGTGACGGCGTGATCAAGGTGGAGATGCAATTCATGGCCGACCTGTACCTGGAATGCGAGGCCTGCAAAGGTGCACGATATAAGCGTGAAATACTTGACATTCGCTACAACGGTAAAAACATCGTCGATGTACTCGGGATGACGGTGACCGAGGCCCTCGCCTTTTTCTCCCACGTGCCACGCGTCGCAAACAAGTTACAGGTGCTCGACGATGTCGGCCTCGGCTATATGCGCCTGGGCCAGGCCGCGACCACACTATCCGGGGGCGAGGCGCAGCGCCTCAAACTTGCCTTGCATTTGACTCTCAAGAGCGATGGTCACACGCTGTTCATTTTCGACGAGCCCACCACGGGCCTGCATATTCATGACATCGGTAAGCTCCTGCGCTGCTTTACCGCTCTTATCGATGCGGGCCACAGCGTTCTGATTATCGAGCACAACCTCGATGTCATTAAATGCGCGGACTGGATAATCGATCTCGGTCCGGAGGGGGGCGAACACGGTGGCGCCGTTGTTGCACAGGGCACGCCGGAGCAGATCGCTAAAATACAGGACAGTCATACCGGACGATTTCTTTCTCACGTACTGCAACAGCGTGGAGGATAA
- a CDS encoding Omp28-related outer membrane protein, with the protein MRATIYQLFAILLVTILLQACGSKAVNEPGVDIQAPSITILSPSQGDSVGTADILVQVQATDNDKVERVEIYLNSITVPFRVLNAAPWEVSIPASEFPDGNHTLLARAFDPTGNVSSPRSVGIRKGQAVIEEVQRMTLAELVTSANCAPCGLQNETWQHETESSQFAARTATIRYHVWWPRPTDRLWHESTEWSRPRTMYLFSPMPENEFAAPKGWIGGQMIGPRATDWIAAANTDMAKAAGAKIELSASRDASAVTLTITVKGITTSAYQDLRLHTVITESDIEYNDGNSEFVHFNVMRRMYPDASGELVSIANGQTATFQRVMPIESHWNPEKLDVVVFLQSNGSKEILQAAKSKL; encoded by the coding sequence ATGAGAGCAACTATCTACCAGCTATTCGCCATCCTCCTCGTCACCATTCTCTTACAGGCCTGCGGCAGCAAGGCTGTGAACGAACCTGGTGTTGACATACAAGCACCGTCAATAACCATACTGTCACCTTCACAGGGTGATTCCGTGGGTACCGCCGACATCTTGGTACAGGTTCAGGCAACGGACAATGACAAAGTTGAACGTGTCGAGATCTACCTCAATTCCATCACCGTTCCGTTCAGGGTGCTGAACGCTGCTCCGTGGGAGGTCAGCATACCCGCATCGGAATTTCCCGATGGCAATCATACGCTTCTTGCCCGAGCGTTCGATCCGACAGGAAACGTCAGCAGTCCCCGGAGCGTCGGCATCCGAAAGGGGCAGGCGGTAATTGAAGAAGTGCAACGCATGACTCTGGCGGAATTAGTGACCAGCGCCAACTGTGCTCCCTGCGGTTTGCAGAATGAAACATGGCAGCATGAAACGGAATCCTCACAGTTTGCGGCACGAACTGCAACGATTCGCTACCATGTGTGGTGGCCGCGTCCAACCGACCGGTTATGGCATGAGAGTACCGAGTGGTCGCGTCCGAGAACGATGTACTTGTTCAGCCCCATGCCGGAAAATGAATTCGCGGCGCCGAAAGGTTGGATTGGTGGCCAGATGATAGGACCCCGCGCCACAGATTGGATCGCGGCGGCCAATACCGATATGGCCAAAGCAGCCGGAGCGAAAATCGAGTTGTCCGCCTCACGCGACGCAAGCGCTGTGACGCTCACGATAACGGTCAAGGGTATCACCACCTCGGCATATCAGGATCTGCGCCTGCATACCGTTATAACGGAAAGCGACATCGAGTACAATGACGGCAATTCGGAATTCGTTCACTTCAATGTGATGCGCAGGATGTATCCCGACGCAAGCGGTGAGTTGGTCAGCATTGCTAACGGTCAAACGGCGACCTTCCAGCGTGTCATGCCGATTGAATCACACTGGAATCCTGAAAAACTTGACGTGGTTGTGTTTCTCCAATCAAACGGCAGCAAGGAAATTCTGCAGGCGGCAAAGTCAAAACTTTGA
- a CDS encoding DMT family transporter, translating into MPFQGELAALLTAFLWSGTSIVFTEATTRVGSIMVNITRMVIALLLLGVSIPLLGLDFSLSATQMSNLVISGVLGLVLGDTFLFRAFKDIGARVSMLLMALVPGMTALLAWIFLGEALSLQSIAGMLVTMAGIAVVILERPAVGGQVRAINLRGIVLGVLAALGQASGLIFAKFALNEAPIHGMVATAVRIGASVAIFLPLAVLLKWYGNPFRVYARDRKALAFTSIGAVIGPYLGITFSLVAIANTEVAVATTIMSLPPILMLPLVRTVYKERLTARAIGGAVLAVAGVALLFLR; encoded by the coding sequence GTGCCGTTTCAGGGTGAACTCGCCGCCTTATTGACCGCGTTTCTCTGGTCGGGAACCTCGATTGTGTTCACCGAGGCGACGACGCGTGTCGGCTCCATCATGGTCAACATCACCCGCATGGTGATCGCGTTGTTGTTGCTCGGAGTTTCGATACCGTTGTTGGGGCTCGACTTTTCGTTGAGCGCCACACAGATGTCCAATCTGGTCATCAGTGGCGTGCTCGGGCTGGTGCTCGGAGACACCTTCCTTTTCAGGGCGTTCAAGGACATCGGTGCGCGCGTCAGCATGCTTCTCATGGCGCTGGTGCCGGGAATGACCGCTTTGCTCGCCTGGATATTTCTGGGGGAAGCATTATCGTTGCAAAGTATCGCCGGCATGCTCGTGACAATGGCGGGAATAGCTGTTGTCATACTCGAACGTCCGGCAGTCGGGGGGCAGGTCCGAGCGATAAATCTTCGGGGAATCGTTCTGGGGGTTCTCGCTGCGTTGGGGCAGGCGTCAGGATTGATCTTCGCAAAATTCGCGCTGAATGAAGCGCCGATTCACGGTATGGTGGCAACAGCTGTCCGCATCGGTGCTTCCGTCGCCATATTTTTACCGCTGGCTGTTCTTCTCAAGTGGTATGGCAATCCCTTCCGCGTTTATGCGCGGGACAGGAAAGCCCTGGCTTTCACCAGCATCGGCGCGGTGATAGGGCCGTATCTGGGGATCACCTTCAGTCTTGTTGCGATTGCGAATACGGAGGTCGCAGTCGCCACCACCATCATGTCCCTGCCGCCGATTCTCATGCTGCCTTTGGTGCGTACTGTCTATAAGGAACGTCTGACGGCACGCGCAATCGGTGGCGCCGTACTCGCGGTGGCCGGGGTTGCTCTACTGTTTCTGCGCTGA
- a CDS encoding dienelactone hydrolase family protein produces MLLRVLGFAIIMVLFCTESRTQPCAPPDQTGSSIVGWNSVTLQRSGRTLNCRLYYPAVTAGQNSAVAVSSGPYPMIAFGHGFAMQTSYYNSYYEHLASHGYIVIAPQFPDTQHGELAQDLLACLDWLRQRNSDAQHALYGAVDTSRAAVSGHSMGGGASLLAASYDSRIKAAAPMCPAETTPSVIARMGQIAGAVCIIAGSNDGITPLATHQQPMYNAALPGKSLAVLQGGNHTRCMDTPLFDFTDPGGGMTRPIQKQLTRRYMTALFNLFLKDDSCGWSYSYGINASHPSVSLSSALRAMTPSAFSLLAPLSGLVPVPAPLRWQRSRSLNPSDSIRYTVQTSSNASFSPLRYETTLSDTTFQLPAMGLDTVTYWRVISWTAANQKTMSSNVGRIQSTIPVRLTSFSARRHGSVARLQWVTESEENSFGFEVQRSTDGASFAAQSFVLSKGNGMWRRQYSFDDTFRGAAWYRLRQVDFGGQTEIFGAVFVPEAAADQMDLLVTPNIARSGEAVTLRTDKMDDGVVEVSFWARNGSRVAVTTDSAAHTAGNTGSWVVQVPPVAAGFYLVVVKSAKNFRTGMFIVR; encoded by the coding sequence ATGCTCCTCCGCGTACTCGGCTTCGCAATCATTATGGTGCTTTTCTGCACGGAGAGCCGCACGCAACCCTGTGCGCCGCCCGACCAGACGGGAAGTTCCATCGTGGGATGGAACTCCGTGACTCTGCAGCGGTCCGGCAGAACTTTGAACTGCCGGTTGTACTATCCCGCAGTGACGGCGGGACAGAACAGTGCTGTAGCGGTGTCAAGCGGACCATATCCGATGATCGCATTCGGACACGGTTTTGCCATGCAAACCAGCTATTACAACAGTTACTACGAGCATCTCGCATCCCATGGCTACATCGTCATCGCACCACAGTTCCCCGATACGCAGCACGGTGAACTCGCCCAGGATCTTCTGGCTTGTCTTGACTGGCTGAGACAACGTAACAGCGACGCACAACACGCGCTGTACGGTGCGGTGGATACATCTCGTGCGGCCGTGTCCGGTCATTCGATGGGCGGCGGGGCGAGCTTGCTCGCCGCATCGTATGACAGCCGCATCAAGGCGGCGGCGCCAATGTGTCCGGCCGAAACAACGCCATCGGTTATCGCCCGCATGGGACAGATTGCAGGAGCAGTATGCATCATTGCAGGCTCGAATGACGGTATAACACCTTTGGCCACGCATCAGCAGCCCATGTACAATGCGGCGCTGCCAGGGAAGAGTCTGGCAGTGTTGCAGGGTGGGAATCATACGCGTTGCATGGACACACCGCTGTTTGATTTTACCGATCCGGGAGGCGGCATGACGCGTCCGATACAGAAGCAACTCACCAGACGGTACATGACAGCACTGTTCAATCTCTTTCTCAAAGACGACAGTTGTGGTTGGAGTTACAGCTATGGCATCAACGCGTCACACCCATCCGTGAGCCTCAGTTCCGCCCTGCGTGCAATGACCCCCTCTGCGTTTTCTCTCCTCGCGCCTCTCTCGGGATTGGTTCCTGTTCCCGCGCCACTGCGGTGGCAGAGATCCCGGTCGTTGAATCCCTCCGACTCCATACGGTACACCGTTCAGACATCCTCCAATGCATCGTTTTCTCCTCTGCGCTATGAGACGACATTGAGTGATACAACATTTCAGCTTCCCGCTATGGGACTCGATACGGTGACGTATTGGCGGGTCATTTCATGGACTGCGGCGAATCAAAAAACCATGAGCAGCAATGTCGGTCGTATTCAGTCCACGATACCGGTCCGTCTCACGTCCTTCTCTGCACGGAGGCATGGCAGCGTAGCACGACTGCAGTGGGTAACGGAAAGTGAAGAAAACAGCTTTGGTTTCGAGGTTCAGCGATCCACCGACGGAGCCTCCTTTGCGGCACAGTCTTTTGTGCTCAGCAAAGGCAATGGTATGTGGAGACGTCAGTATTCGTTCGACGATACGTTTCGGGGAGCTGCATGGTACAGACTCAGGCAGGTCGATTTCGGTGGCCAGACAGAAATATTTGGTGCAGTCTTTGTGCCGGAAGCGGCTGCAGATCAGATGGATCTGCTGGTAACGCCGAATATAGCCCGTTCCGGTGAAGCGGTAACATTACGTACGGACAAGATGGACGACGGCGTCGTCGAGGTCTCGTTCTGGGCACGTAACGGTTCGAGAGTTGCAGTAACAACCGATTCAGCTGCGCACACTGCGGGCAATACTGGTTCATGGGTAGTACAGGTACCACCAGTGGCAGCAGGGTTCTACCTGGTCGTCGTCAAGAGTGCGAAGAATTTTCGTACCGGAATGTTCATTGTGCGCTGA